A region from the Halobellus litoreus genome encodes:
- a CDS encoding glycosyltransferase family 39 protein, translated as MSRRQLTSRLRAAVRFPRAAARSVVTAARERPERVIATVLALAVGGLVYFLAVDLFPYHSVNDDEGVYLYQAAMLLEAKLFLRPGDIPWDAVRPWFFVVDEVGGEIRMYSKYSPVAPAIFAIGRLLGDWNIALGLVATATAAGVYLLGSAAFDRRVGLLAMPVLAGSPLFLLTSATFFSYAPATMLNVAFAVAYVRAARTGSRKWGAAAGTAIGLAFFCRPYTAVLFALPFIAHTLVSLGVVWRRSGWTPRFHGVLGRSLAVALPGAAFVGVTLAYNAVVTGDPLVFPYAAFAPEDGIGFGTREILNYEREYTPALAADVTERIVEYFFTEWVAAGLLGTALVGVGVLAALWRERGRNGLGAGTRFDPSAGMGSGEVAAVLFAVLPSVFLGEAYFWGTHNGLRNGLIDLLGPFYHFDALVPVAVFGAAGVAFLVRGAGSLLRERTTRRRARLVLLVALVVSAPVVASAEAAVVDEPFAANERRTDSLEATYEPVEDRSFDDALVFTPDPYGDWQAHPFQYLRSGGGYDGDVVYATDGGPERDLAVLAATNRTPYRFTYRGDWTGAYFPVNSDLQRLRVLEGESVRATTTVGVPGEATTASVRIETPEGYARYSVPEGARANDTVTVEWTIGPDAARAENLEYEGGTRFRDVPLADDGAEVDLVVTFVGVGGSSVTYRQEVTVDGDAEEGVRAVWPPETRVCRLTTECGYEGTWVGPDGDYVDGVTVATDARVAS; from the coding sequence GTGTCGCGGCGACAGCTCACCTCCCGACTCCGCGCCGCCGTCCGTTTTCCCCGCGCCGCCGCCCGCTCCGTCGTCACCGCCGCCCGTGAGCGCCCCGAGCGGGTCATCGCCACCGTCCTCGCCCTCGCGGTCGGCGGACTCGTCTACTTCCTCGCGGTCGACCTCTTCCCGTACCACTCGGTCAACGACGACGAGGGCGTCTACCTCTACCAGGCCGCGATGCTCCTGGAGGCAAAACTGTTCCTTCGGCCCGGGGACATCCCCTGGGACGCGGTGCGTCCGTGGTTCTTCGTCGTCGACGAGGTCGGGGGGGAGATCCGGATGTACAGCAAGTATTCGCCGGTCGCGCCGGCGATCTTCGCGATCGGACGGCTCCTCGGCGACTGGAACATCGCGCTGGGGCTCGTCGCCACGGCCACCGCGGCCGGGGTCTATCTCCTCGGCTCGGCCGCGTTCGACCGGCGCGTCGGCCTCCTCGCGATGCCGGTCCTCGCGGGATCGCCGCTGTTCCTGCTCACCTCCGCGACGTTCTTCTCCTACGCGCCGGCGACGATGCTGAACGTTGCGTTCGCGGTCGCCTACGTCCGCGCGGCGCGGACCGGGAGTCGGAAGTGGGGAGCGGCGGCGGGGACGGCGATCGGGCTGGCGTTCTTCTGCCGCCCCTACACGGCGGTGCTGTTCGCGCTCCCGTTCATCGCGCACACGCTCGTCTCGCTCGGCGTAGTCTGGCGACGCTCCGGGTGGACGCCGCGGTTCCACGGCGTGCTCGGCCGGTCGCTCGCGGTCGCGCTCCCCGGCGCGGCGTTCGTCGGGGTGACGCTCGCGTACAACGCGGTCGTGACCGGCGATCCCCTCGTCTTTCCGTACGCCGCGTTCGCGCCCGAGGACGGCATCGGGTTCGGCACGCGAGAGATACTCAACTACGAGCGGGAGTACACGCCGGCGCTCGCGGCCGACGTGACCGAACGGATCGTCGAGTACTTCTTCACCGAGTGGGTCGCTGCGGGTCTCCTGGGGACGGCGCTGGTCGGCGTCGGCGTCCTCGCCGCGCTGTGGCGCGAGCGGGGCCGGAACGGACTCGGCGCGGGCACCCGCTTCGACCCGTCTGCGGGGATGGGAAGCGGTGAGGTCGCGGCGGTCCTCTTCGCGGTCCTCCCGTCGGTCTTCCTCGGCGAGGCGTACTTCTGGGGGACGCACAACGGACTCCGGAACGGCCTCATCGACCTCCTCGGGCCGTTCTACCACTTCGACGCGCTCGTTCCGGTCGCGGTGTTCGGCGCGGCCGGCGTCGCGTTTCTCGTCCGCGGTGCGGGGTCGCTGCTCCGCGAGCGGACCACGCGACGCCGCGCCCGACTCGTGCTCCTCGTCGCCCTCGTCGTCTCCGCGCCGGTCGTCGCCTCCGCGGAGGCGGCGGTCGTCGATGAGCCGTTCGCGGCGAACGAGCGCCGGACCGACAGTCTGGAAGCGACCTACGAACCCGTCGAGGATCGCTCCTTCGACGACGCGCTCGTGTTCACGCCCGATCCGTACGGCGACTGGCAGGCGCACCCGTTCCAGTACCTCCGCTCCGGCGGCGGCTACGACGGCGACGTCGTCTACGCGACCGACGGGGGTCCCGAACGCGACCTGGCGGTCCTGGCGGCGACCAACCGGACACCGTATCGGTTCACCTACCGGGGGGACTGGACCGGCGCGTACTTCCCCGTGAACTCGGACCTCCAGCGGCTCCGCGTCCTCGAGGGCGAGTCGGTCCGGGCCACCACGACCGTCGGCGTCCCGGGCGAGGCGACGACCGCGAGCGTCCGCATCGAGACGCCCGAGGGGTACGCCCGCTACAGCGTCCCCGAGGGCGCGCGGGCGAACGACACCGTCACCGTCGAGTGGACCATCGGCCCCGACGCCGCGCGGGCGGAGAACCTGGAGTACGAGGGCGGGACGCGCTTCCGGGACGTGCCCCTCGCAGACGACGGGGCGGAGGTCGACCTCGTCGTGACGTTCGTCGGCGTCGGCGGATCGAGCGTCACCTACAGACAGGAGGTTACCGTCGACGGCGACGCCGAGGAAGGAGTGCGGGCCGTCTGGCCGCCCGAGACCCGAGTCTGCCGGCTGACGACCGAGTGCGGATACGAGGGGACGTGGGTCGGCCCGGACGGCGACTACGTCGACGGCGTCACGGTGGCGACGGACGCGCGCGTCGCGTCCTGA
- a CDS encoding ABC transporter ATP-binding protein: MSNSTQTAVESETEQRSETAAGDGPADAESPTGPLAANTAGDVVLELDGLRKSYGTETVVEGLSLSVHEGEILTLLGPSGCGKTTTLRLVAGLEKPDGGAVRLNGRSVSGSTFVPPEERGVGVVFQEFALFPHLTARENVAFGLKDRPDDEVRERVDELLELVDLADQGDSYPDQLSGGQQQRVALARSLAPEPEILLLDEPFSNLDVDLRVEMREEVRQIIKETGVTAVSVTHDQEEALSISDRVAVMNDGQIEQIGDPEGVFQHPESRFVAAFLGYASFVPGYVSGDVVETDLGTVPREQIHGLAAEYDHTRIDLLVRPDDVSVRRLDCDGVESSCGAVVARRYLGPTFLYEVELDTGESIQCMHNHDENIPKEGPVDLELDADHELAWFPREQRPEDDSRYGE; the protein is encoded by the coding sequence ATGTCAAATAGCACGCAGACTGCGGTGGAGTCGGAGACGGAGCAGCGCTCGGAAACGGCGGCCGGCGACGGCCCGGCGGACGCGGAGTCGCCGACCGGCCCCCTGGCGGCGAACACCGCGGGCGACGTCGTCCTCGAACTGGACGGCCTCCGGAAGTCCTACGGGACCGAAACGGTCGTCGAGGGACTCTCCCTGTCGGTCCACGAGGGAGAGATCCTGACGCTGCTCGGCCCCTCGGGCTGTGGGAAGACGACGACGCTTCGGCTGGTCGCCGGCCTCGAGAAGCCCGACGGCGGCGCGGTGCGGCTGAACGGCCGATCGGTGTCGGGGTCGACGTTCGTCCCACCCGAGGAACGCGGCGTCGGCGTCGTCTTCCAGGAGTTCGCGCTCTTCCCGCACCTCACGGCGCGGGAGAACGTCGCGTTCGGGCTGAAGGACCGGCCCGACGACGAGGTTCGAGAGCGCGTGGACGAGCTGCTCGAACTCGTCGACCTGGCCGACCAGGGCGACAGCTACCCCGATCAGCTCTCCGGCGGGCAACAGCAGCGCGTCGCCCTCGCGCGCTCGCTGGCCCCGGAGCCGGAGATCCTGCTCCTCGACGAGCCGTTCTCGAACCTCGACGTCGACCTCCGCGTCGAGATGCGCGAGGAGGTTCGACAGATCATCAAAGAGACCGGCGTCACGGCGGTTTCCGTCACCCACGACCAGGAGGAGGCGCTCTCCATCTCCGACCGCGTGGCCGTGATGAACGACGGCCAGATCGAACAGATCGGCGATCCGGAGGGCGTCTTCCAGCACCCCGAGTCGCGCTTCGTCGCGGCCTTCCTGGGCTACGCGAGCTTCGTCCCGGGCTACGTCTCGGGCGACGTCGTCGAGACCGACCTCGGAACCGTCCCGCGCGAGCAGATCCACGGTCTCGCCGCCGAGTACGATCACACGCGGATCGACCTGCTCGTCCGCCCCGACGACGTGAGCGTCCGTCGCCTCGACTGCGACGGCGTGGAATCGAGTTGCGGGGCGGTCGTCGCCCGGCGGTACCTCGGCCCGACGTTCCTCTACGAGGTCGAACTCGACACCGGCGAGTCGATCCAGTGTATGCACAACCACGACGAGAACATCCCGAAAGAGGGACCGGTCGACCTCGAACTCGACGCCGACCACGAACTCGCGTGGTTCCCCCGCGAACAGCGTCCCGAGGACGACTCCCGATACGGCGAGTGA
- a CDS encoding ABC transporter permease, with amino-acid sequence MATEHRTTADDDAGEADEQTRLPLGVSVAAAAVAAAVVLPVLWLVKTGLDVGFSEAIALLTRPTTLEVFLNSAVLVTLTTAACVGIGVPLAYLTVRTDLPFRRFWTVVVSLPLVIPSYVGAFAFVSAFGPQGGFQRLLAPIGIERLPEIYGLEGTVLILTLYTYPYVYITARAALKSMDTTLIDAARTLEHDRWETFRRVTVPQIRPAVAAGALLAGLYVLADFGTPSIMRYDVFTRVIYVEFGTFGRDTATLLSLQLVAVTLFILWLESRVRGEERTTAGGRSRAVVSLGRWRYPAMGFAATIAGLALVVPLVILLSWLGTASASVNQSLAFQWSYATNSVVVATAAAAVAVVAGLPVAYLSARYDGFLPTAFERISYVGYAVPGVVLGLALVFFGSQYATPIYQTLYLLVFAYVIRFLPQSVGSLRASFLSVDPALPEAARTLGQTSAGAFRYVTLPLVAPGLFGGAALVFLTTMKELPATLLLRPSGFTTLVTHIWTAYESGYFGQAAVPALVLLFVSGLSMLVILRQEGYDVK; translated from the coding sequence ATGGCCACGGAGCACCGGACGACGGCGGACGACGACGCGGGCGAGGCCGACGAGCAGACGCGACTCCCGCTGGGCGTTTCAGTCGCCGCGGCCGCCGTCGCCGCCGCAGTGGTTCTTCCGGTGCTGTGGCTCGTCAAGACCGGCCTCGACGTCGGCTTCTCGGAGGCGATAGCCCTCCTTACGCGCCCGACGACGCTGGAAGTCTTTCTCAACAGCGCGGTTCTGGTCACGCTGACGACGGCCGCCTGCGTGGGCATCGGCGTCCCGCTCGCGTACCTGACGGTTCGGACCGACCTGCCCTTCCGACGCTTCTGGACGGTCGTCGTCTCGCTGCCGCTCGTGATCCCGAGCTACGTGGGCGCGTTCGCCTTCGTCTCGGCGTTCGGCCCGCAGGGGGGGTTCCAGCGCCTGCTCGCGCCGATCGGGATCGAACGGCTCCCGGAGATCTACGGTCTCGAAGGGACCGTCCTGATCCTCACGCTGTACACGTATCCGTACGTCTACATCACGGCGCGCGCGGCACTGAAGTCGATGGACACGACGCTGATCGACGCCGCGCGGACGCTCGAACACGACCGCTGGGAGACGTTCCGGCGGGTGACGGTCCCCCAGATCCGCCCGGCGGTCGCCGCCGGCGCGCTGCTCGCGGGGCTCTACGTCCTCGCGGACTTCGGGACGCCGTCGATTATGCGCTACGACGTGTTCACGCGCGTGATCTACGTCGAGTTCGGGACGTTCGGCCGCGACACCGCCACCCTGCTCTCCTTACAACTGGTCGCAGTGACGCTGTTCATCCTCTGGCTGGAGTCCCGCGTCCGGGGCGAGGAGCGGACCACCGCCGGCGGGCGCTCGCGGGCGGTCGTGTCGCTCGGCAGGTGGCGCTACCCCGCGATGGGCTTCGCGGCCACGATCGCGGGACTCGCGCTGGTCGTTCCGCTCGTGATCTTGCTCTCCTGGCTCGGCACCGCCTCGGCGTCGGTGAACCAGTCGCTGGCGTTCCAGTGGTCCTACGCGACCAACTCCGTCGTCGTCGCCACCGCGGCCGCCGCCGTCGCCGTCGTCGCCGGCCTCCCGGTCGCGTACCTCTCGGCTCGGTACGACGGCTTCCTCCCGACGGCCTTCGAGCGGATCAGCTACGTCGGCTACGCCGTCCCGGGCGTCGTCCTCGGCCTCGCGCTGGTGTTCTTCGGAAGCCAGTACGCGACGCCGATCTACCAGACGCTGTATCTCCTGGTGTTCGCGTACGTGATCCGCTTCCTGCCGCAGTCGGTCGGGTCGCTCCGGGCGTCGTTCCTCTCGGTCGACCCCGCGCTTCCGGAGGCCGCGCGGACGCTCGGACAGACCTCCGCGGGCGCGTTCCGGTACGTCACGCTCCCGTTGGTCGCCCCCGGACTGTTCGGCGGCGCGGCGCTCGTGTTCCTGACGACGATGAAGGAACTGCCCGCGACGCTGCTTCTGCGACCGTCGGGTTTTACCACGCTCGTCACGCATATCTGGACAGCGTATGAATCGGGGTACTTCGGACAGGCGGCGGTGCCGGCACTGGTCTTGCTGTTCGTCTCGGGGCTCTCGATGCTCGTGATTCTCAGACAGGAGGGATACGATGTCAAATAG
- a CDS encoding extracellular solute-binding protein, producing MKEHNGTPRTRRRFLQAAAAAGIVGVAGCNTPGGDGTETETETETGGGGGTGGSSPEQIGSGQAPFGERELSGVSMAEMPDLEGELTLYSGRGEALVGELVGFIEDRYDDFTVRPLYNAAAELVNQIETEGQNSPADVFYSVNAGALGALAQRDRTQELPQAVLDFVPENFRAPDGHWIGTSGRARSIPYNTNTFSESDIPDSIMAFPETAAFEDELGWAPTYSSFQAFITAMRILEGDEATREWLTGMQDLGVSQYGDEFQIARAVADGEISAGLTNHYYIQRVLARRGTATPLRTTFTQNDAGAVFNVAGACVLDTAEDSTLAANFVRHLLSAEAQDYFARTTFEYPLVPEVEPIGRLPTIDELNPPEDIDLSQLADLEGTIDLLRDTGVL from the coding sequence ATGAAGGAACACAACGGAACCCCACGAACGCGCCGTCGATTCCTCCAGGCCGCGGCCGCGGCCGGAATCGTCGGCGTCGCAGGATGTAACACGCCGGGTGGAGACGGAACCGAGACGGAAACGGAGACGGAGACCGGCGGGGGAGGCGGAACGGGAGGGAGTTCCCCCGAGCAGATCGGCTCCGGACAGGCCCCCTTCGGCGAACGCGAACTCTCGGGCGTCTCGATGGCCGAGATGCCCGATCTCGAAGGCGAACTGACGCTGTACTCCGGGCGCGGCGAGGCGCTCGTCGGCGAACTCGTCGGGTTCATCGAGGACCGCTACGACGACTTCACCGTCCGGCCGCTCTACAACGCCGCGGCGGAACTGGTGAACCAGATCGAAACGGAGGGACAGAACAGTCCCGCGGACGTCTTCTACTCGGTGAACGCGGGGGCGCTCGGCGCACTGGCCCAACGCGACCGGACGCAGGAACTCCCGCAAGCGGTCCTGGACTTCGTCCCGGAGAACTTCCGGGCGCCCGACGGCCACTGGATCGGAACCTCCGGCCGCGCCCGCTCGATCCCGTACAACACGAACACGTTCTCCGAGTCGGACATCCCGGACAGCATCATGGCGTTCCCGGAGACGGCCGCCTTCGAGGACGAACTCGGCTGGGCACCGACCTACTCCTCGTTCCAGGCGTTCATCACCGCGATGCGGATCCTCGAGGGCGACGAGGCCACCCGCGAGTGGCTGACCGGAATGCAGGACCTGGGCGTGAGCCAGTACGGCGACGAGTTCCAGATCGCACGCGCCGTCGCCGACGGCGAGATCTCGGCCGGCCTCACGAACCACTACTACATCCAGCGCGTGCTGGCCCGTCGCGGCACCGCGACCCCGCTGAGAACCACGTTCACGCAGAACGACGCGGGTGCGGTGTTCAACGTCGCCGGGGCCTGCGTCCTCGACACCGCCGAGGACTCGACGCTGGCCGCCAACTTCGTCCGGCACCTCCTCTCGGCGGAGGCGCAGGACTACTTCGCACGGACCACCTTCGAGTACCCGCTGGTCCCCGAGGTCGAACCGATCGGCCGACTGCCGACGATCGACGAGTTGAACCCGCCCGAGGATATAGACCTCTCACAACTCGCGGACCTCGAGGGGACGATCGATCTCCTGCGGGACACTGGCGTCCTCTAG
- a CDS encoding alpha-1 4-glucan-protein synthase, with protein MKQDVCVVVPTIRDYDCMRAYFENAREHGFDLDRLFVLLVTEDFCDVEEMEAMLDDEGVDGAVYDGSRREAWFEEHGLSSFSHLIPAASHAQTSFGLLYMWAHPRFERGVFIDDDTLPHAEWDFFGRHMANLDRTDEVESVRSDERWVNVLYQHADEHGLYPRGYPYSAMDEAVETDRQELTDVVASQGLWTNVPDLDAVRILMDGDLQGQAQTRTEKADFEGDFVADPGQYLTVCSMNLAFEREVIPAFYQLPMDDNEWEVGRFDDIWSGVFLKRAADVLEKDVVNGYPLCEHNKAPRPTFDDLNNEVPGLELNEHVWEVVDDVADDADSWETAAREMARAFADGDFSEWNNGAFLNHCGEYWLDWLDCLDELAGAEGVRAESVVAADD; from the coding sequence ATGAAGCAGGACGTCTGTGTCGTGGTGCCGACCATCCGCGACTACGACTGTATGCGGGCGTACTTCGAGAACGCTCGCGAGCACGGGTTCGACCTCGACCGACTGTTCGTTCTCCTCGTCACGGAGGACTTCTGCGACGTCGAGGAGATGGAAGCGATGCTCGATGACGAGGGCGTCGACGGGGCCGTCTACGACGGTTCGCGTCGGGAGGCGTGGTTCGAGGAGCACGGACTCTCCTCGTTCTCGCACCTGATCCCGGCGGCGTCGCACGCCCAGACCAGTTTCGGGCTGCTGTATATGTGGGCGCACCCGCGGTTCGAGCGCGGCGTGTTCATCGACGACGACACGCTGCCGCACGCTGAGTGGGACTTCTTCGGCCGGCATATGGCGAACCTCGATCGGACCGACGAGGTCGAGTCCGTTCGCTCCGACGAGCGGTGGGTGAACGTCCTCTACCAGCACGCCGACGAGCACGGGCTCTACCCCCGCGGGTACCCCTACTCGGCGATGGACGAAGCAGTCGAGACCGACCGGCAGGAACTGACCGACGTCGTCGCCTCCCAGGGCCTCTGGACGAACGTCCCGGACCTCGACGCGGTCCGCATCCTGATGGACGGCGACCTGCAGGGACAGGCGCAGACGCGAACGGAGAAGGCGGACTTCGAGGGCGACTTCGTCGCCGATCCCGGGCAGTACCTCACCGTCTGCTCGATGAACCTCGCCTTCGAGCGGGAGGTCATTCCGGCGTTCTACCAGTTGCCGATGGACGACAACGAGTGGGAGGTCGGTCGCTTCGACGACATCTGGTCGGGCGTGTTCCTCAAGCGCGCCGCCGACGTCTTGGAGAAGGACGTCGTCAACGGCTACCCGCTCTGTGAGCACAACAAGGCCCCGCGGCCCACGTTCGACGACCTGAACAACGAAGTCCCCGGACTGGAACTCAACGAGCACGTCTGGGAGGTCGTCGACGACGTCGCCGACGACGCGGACTCCTGGGAGACGGCGGCCCGCGAGATGGCCCGAGCGTTCGCAGACGGCGACTTCTCGGAGTGGAACAACGGGGCGTTCCTGAACCACTGCGGCGAGTACTGGCTCGACTGGCTCGACTGCCTGGACGAACTGGCCGGTGCGGAGGGTGTACGGGCGGAGTCCGTCGTCGCCGCCGACGACTGA
- a CDS encoding HPP family protein: MSESEGWVDAAVGARAGLLLSVAAAVAWLSGAPAVFPSLGPTAFALAADRPGPSERVVVGGHAIGVAAGLLAYLAVAGLVPVPSSPLSFDPPWLAVSGVASVALTTTGMRRTELVHPPACATTLIVSLGLLKPLQALAVVLPAVLSLLAVDRVLDGRVRR; this comes from the coding sequence GTGTCGGAATCAGAAGGGTGGGTCGACGCCGCCGTCGGAGCCCGCGCTGGCCTCCTCCTCTCGGTCGCGGCCGCAGTCGCCTGGCTCTCGGGCGCGCCGGCCGTCTTCCCGAGTCTCGGTCCCACCGCGTTCGCCCTCGCGGCGGACCGCCCCGGCCCATCCGAGCGCGTCGTCGTCGGCGGGCACGCCATCGGCGTCGCCGCCGGACTTCTCGCGTATCTCGCCGTCGCCGGCCTCGTTCCGGTCCCCTCGTCGCCGCTGTCGTTCGATCCGCCCTGGCTGGCGGTGAGCGGCGTCGCCTCGGTTGCGCTCACGACGACCGGAATGCGGCGGACTGAGCTGGTCCATCCACCGGCCTGCGCGACGACCCTCATCGTGTCCCTCGGCCTTCTGAAACCGCTTCAGGCGCTCGCGGTCGTACTACCCGCTGTCCTGTCGCTTCTGGCGGTCGACCGCGTGCTCGACGGCCGTGTTCGTCGGTGA
- a CDS encoding DEAD/DEAH box helicase: protein MDEDPSVDELIGWIEDRSYYAGQIRDHRRVAGRAGDHVDVETESRLAGALADRGIDRLYRHQATAIDAVRDGENVVLATPTASGKSLAYTVPAFERAMDHGGRTLYLGPQNALVADQRETLSDLARGLGFGSRVSVEGYTGRLSQSEKRDVRDRRPTVLLSNPDMLHYALLPHAHRLWEWFFGSLETVVIDEIHGYRGVFGSHVALTLRRLNRVCERFDSDPQYVCCSATIGNPVEHAARVTGREEETFRLIDDDASATGTKHWLLWNPPEYDGGNGNPDGDDVGGSGRRRSSHVETKRLFVDFVARGFQTLAFTRARQTAERYATESAKDLRERGEHDAAASVTAYQAALNHDRRREIESGLHDGSVRGVWSTNALELGVDVGELDAVLMDGYPGTRMSAFQQAGRAGRGDDEALVVLVGGEDQLDQYLLRHPEEFWDGDPERAVCNPANDELLPDHVASAARENWLRTDDERHFGESFPDVVASLSEAGRLERRETDEGIRWLHSGDGSPQHEMSLRTIERREVDLLDARSNEVISSLSFSDALRDAHEGAIYHHQGTTYEVTDLDLDRDTATLQPTWADYYTRVLHDKTITVETDLTSKSLSARPDTEVRFAEVTMRKRITGFERRDPRRGEAIGQEALDLPETTLRTTALYFTVPADVERAMREMGGEYGFNGGIHAAEHGMISLFPLSFLCDRGDIGGLSTPYHPHTDQSTIFVYDGYPGGVGLTESGYDEVETLLRRTRRMIDDCACADGCPACVQSPHCGNANDPLSKAEAVLLLDALSE from the coding sequence GTGGACGAAGACCCGTCGGTCGACGAACTCATCGGCTGGATCGAGGACCGGTCGTACTACGCGGGGCAGATACGGGACCACCGTCGCGTCGCGGGGCGGGCAGGCGACCACGTGGACGTCGAGACGGAGTCGCGGCTCGCCGGGGCGCTCGCGGACCGCGGTATCGATCGCCTCTACCGGCATCAGGCGACCGCGATCGACGCCGTTCGCGACGGGGAGAACGTCGTGCTCGCCACGCCGACCGCGAGCGGCAAGAGCCTCGCCTACACGGTCCCGGCGTTCGAGCGCGCGATGGACCACGGCGGGCGGACGCTGTATCTCGGCCCGCAGAACGCGCTCGTCGCGGACCAGCGGGAGACGCTTTCGGACCTCGCTCGCGGCCTCGGGTTCGGAAGCCGGGTCTCCGTCGAGGGGTACACCGGACGGCTCTCCCAGTCGGAGAAGCGCGACGTCAGGGACCGCCGTCCCACCGTTCTGCTCTCGAACCCGGATATGCTGCACTACGCGCTGCTGCCGCACGCGCACCGCCTCTGGGAGTGGTTCTTCGGCTCGCTCGAAACCGTCGTGATCGACGAGATCCACGGGTATCGCGGCGTCTTCGGCAGCCACGTCGCGCTGACGCTGCGGCGGCTCAATCGCGTTTGCGAACGCTTCGACAGCGACCCGCAGTACGTCTGCTGCTCGGCGACGATCGGGAACCCAGTCGAGCACGCGGCGCGGGTGACCGGCAGGGAGGAGGAAACGTTCCGGCTGATCGACGACGACGCCAGCGCGACGGGAACGAAACACTGGCTGCTGTGGAACCCGCCGGAGTACGACGGCGGGAACGGGAACCCTGACGGTGACGACGTCGGCGGCAGCGGCCGCCGCCGGTCCAGTCACGTCGAGACGAAGCGGCTCTTCGTCGACTTCGTGGCCCGCGGCTTCCAGACGCTCGCGTTCACGCGGGCCAGACAGACGGCCGAACGCTACGCCACGGAGAGTGCCAAGGACCTCAGGGAGCGCGGCGAGCACGACGCCGCCGCGTCGGTGACGGCGTACCAGGCCGCGCTGAACCACGACCGCCGCCGCGAGATCGAGTCGGGGCTCCACGACGGTTCGGTCCGCGGCGTCTGGTCGACGAACGCCTTAGAACTCGGCGTCGACGTGGGCGAACTCGACGCCGTCCTGATGGACGGCTACCCCGGCACCCGGATGTCGGCGTTCCAGCAGGCCGGCCGGGCGGGCCGCGGCGACGACGAGGCGCTCGTGGTGTTGGTCGGCGGCGAGGACCAGTTGGATCAGTACCTGCTTCGACACCCCGAGGAGTTCTGGGACGGCGACCCCGAACGAGCGGTCTGTAACCCCGCCAACGACGAACTACTGCCGGATCACGTCGCCTCGGCGGCCAGAGAGAACTGGCTTCGGACCGACGACGAGCGCCACTTCGGCGAGTCGTTCCCGGACGTCGTCGCCTCGCTCTCCGAAGCGGGCCGTCTCGAACGCCGCGAGACGGACGAGGGGATTCGCTGGCTGCACAGCGGCGACGGCAGCCCGCAGCACGAGATGAGCCTGCGGACGATCGAGCGCCGGGAAGTCGACCTCCTCGACGCCCGCTCGAACGAGGTCATCTCTTCGCTGTCGTTCTCCGACGCCTTGCGCGACGCCCACGAGGGGGCGATCTACCACCACCAGGGGACCACGTACGAGGTGACCGATCTCGACCTCGATCGCGACACGGCGACGCTGCAGCCGACGTGGGCGGACTACTACACCCGCGTCCTTCACGACAAGACGATCACCGTCGAGACGGATCTGACGTCGAAGTCGCTGTCGGCCCGACCGGACACCGAGGTCCGCTTCGCCGAGGTGACGATGCGCAAGCGCATCACGGGGTTCGAGCGCCGCGACCCGCGCCGCGGCGAGGCGATCGGCCAGGAGGCCCTGGATCTGCCCGAGACGACGTTGCGGACGACCGCGCTGTATTTTACCGTCCCGGCAGACGTCGAGCGAGCGATGCGGGAGATGGGTGGCGAGTACGGCTTCAACGGCGGCATCCACGCGGCCGAACACGGGATGATCTCGCTGTTCCCGCTGTCGTTCCTCTGCGATAGGGGCGACATCGGCGGTCTCTCGACGCCGTACCATCCGCACACCGACCAGTCGACGATCTTCGTCTACGACGGCTACCCCGGCGGGGTGGGATTGACCGAGAGCGGCTACGACGAAGTCGAGACGTTGCTGCGTCGGACCCGACGGATGATCGACGACTGCGCGTGTGCGGACGGCTGTCCGGCCTGCGTCCAGTCGCCGCACTGCGGCAACGCGAACGACCCGCTCTCGAAAGCTGAGGCGGTGCTGTTGCTCGACGCGCTCTCGGAGTGA